The following are encoded in a window of Rubellicoccus peritrichatus genomic DNA:
- a CDS encoding ABC transporter ATP-binding protein, protein MSDAILQTRNLAKTFKGPDGEIRVLESVDLSVSPSESVSIRGESGAGKTTLLYLISALEIPNQGELFWEGEDVLKKSITWRARRRGAFMGFVFQAYYLIPELNALENVIIAKRLLGRVTAEDKKRAKELLERVGLKDRLKHMSGQLSGGERQRIAVARALINRPSLILADEPTGNLDEHTGDEMMDLLLGLCEAEQTSLVLVTHNPEFAKRTDRQLFLRAGEMQKSNGHSQS, encoded by the coding sequence ATGAGTGACGCCATATTACAAACCAGGAATCTGGCCAAGACCTTCAAAGGCCCGGACGGCGAAATCCGCGTTCTTGAAAGCGTCGACCTATCAGTTTCTCCAAGCGAAAGCGTCAGTATCCGGGGAGAATCCGGAGCCGGCAAAACCACTCTGCTCTACCTGATCTCAGCCCTCGAAATCCCCAACCAGGGAGAACTCTTCTGGGAAGGTGAAGATGTCTTGAAAAAGTCCATCACCTGGCGGGCGCGTCGACGTGGCGCTTTCATGGGTTTTGTTTTTCAGGCGTATTATTTAATACCCGAATTGAATGCACTGGAAAATGTCATCATCGCAAAACGCCTGCTTGGGCGTGTAACCGCAGAGGATAAAAAACGTGCCAAAGAACTCCTGGAACGAGTCGGCCTGAAGGATCGTTTAAAGCACATGAGCGGACAACTGTCGGGCGGCGAACGCCAACGCATCGCCGTGGCGCGTGCCCTCATCAATCGCCCCAGCCTGATCCTCGCCGATGAGCCCACCGGCAATCTTGATGAACATACCGGCGACGAAATGATGGACCTCCTGCTCGGACTTTGCGAAGCAGAGCAAACTTCCCTCGTCCTCGTCACACACAACCCGGAATTTGCCAAACGAACAGACAGACAACTCTTCCTCCGCGCAGGAGAAATGCAAAAAAGCAACGGCCATTCCCAGAGCTGA